Below is a window of Humulus lupulus chromosome 9, drHumLupu1.1, whole genome shotgun sequence DNA.
CCTGCCAATATTAATTAAATTGAGCAtaataatattttcttacatctcatatttatttagttaattttCCTCAAATTATAACGACAATAATTTAGTTCAAAcctaaaaaataaagataaatttaCATAATACATTTGATTTTGTTAaagaaaactatatatatattttaatttttacgtgtttatgaatttttttacattttttcttcttcttttgtgtttttttggttgtttaggtttatgtatagttgttgtGTTTATGTCTAATTAATATATAGTTGTTCtgagatatattttgattttttttcaacgTATTAGTATGAAGTGAGTTGATGTTTAGTTGTTGTTGAATCattattttttagttattttttaacaTGTTAGTATGTCGTGGATTAATGTCTAATTATTGTcaaattgttattttttagttacttttttgacactatatttttgtaattaaaaattttaaaaatcatatttttgaaaaaaaaaaaataacgaccataaaaaataaatcaacaacaaaatatatatatttatgaaaaaaaacccaaaaaataaattatattttgttttgaGAGTGTTTATTAGTAGAAGACTAGGAAATAACATTTCTTGTATTTCCCAAAATAGTTTTTATACTAACAATTTCAAACTTAAAATAGGAGACAAGTCTAATTGATTTAGTCAATAATGATAAAGTAAAGTGCTGAGTTTTTAGCTAAGCTAGATATAAGTGAACACTGCACTGCTTTCTATTTATTaaaagggtttatatttttttggaccttgtgttttttcccattatctgtttggactctgtgttttaataaattattttttggaccatatgttttgtaaaatagttaaaatagaatcctaaactcaattttgatgaagaaaaaattgaatataacaacacagtttttaagcagaatgattttatttttgttatgaattattagtttggtaaattatttgtgattttagttgaaaaaatattgaccaaaatcggatttagggttatattttaaccattttacaaaacatagggtccaaaaagtaatttgtcaaaacacagagtccaaacaagtaataggaaaaaacacaaagtccaaaaatgtataaacccttattAAAAACACTATTTTTATAAATACACCCATTTTTATTCCCATATTAGGCCTAATCCCATGAATTAGGCAAATTCCTTCAATATGAATTTGGGAGTAGTTCCTTATATATGATTTGTGAGCCTCATCCAAATCCCAAATCTTTCTTAATTTTGCTTTGTTGCTTTAACTATGTGTTGTACCATATCTAAAAACATTCAtgcatttaattaaaaatatatatatatatatatatacatatttatatatgtagTTTGGATTCTTGAAGCAAGAAAATGAAGTTTTAGAGACATGTGTTATATAAGGGATACTAATCCTATATTAGGGGTAGGGTTTTCGTGTTGCGTATCGTGCAATACTTTGCCAATTTATTGGATCGTACTACATACGTGatttgaacaattttccaaactGCAACCCGTATCGCATAGATTTCTAATCGCATAAACCGCACCAATAGGAACATTATTTTCCAAATTTAATTTTTGTCGGGTTATTTAGGTGAtattttttgttggttttttcgGTTTGGTTTAGGCGGTTTGCAAAAACTTTTGCACAACCgtagtaattatatatatatttttaaataagaacatttctttaattaattaattaaatttttggggGTATTATGCTTGCTCCATGCTCTATTTAACATTTTCTATTAATATTCCCATACTTATTAAAAGAAGCCCAAATCCAATATTTTAGTGGTGTACTGAGTAAACTTCCAACGTAACCTCAAATAGCAATGAAAGACAAGGGCCAATGGGCTCGCTTGGCCCATGACCATGGACAGTGGACAAGCTTTCGTATAGGCCCAATGGACTCACATGGCCCATGATAATGGACAATGGACGTGTCTTACAATGGGCAAGCTTTCGCATAAGACCAATGGGCTCGCTTGGCCCATGACGATGGACAGTGGACAACAAGCTTTCGCATAAGACCAATAGGCTCGCTTGGCCCATGACGATGGACAGTGGACAAGCTTTCGCATAAGACCAATGGGCTCACATGGCCCATGACAGTGGACAATGGACGTGTTACAATGGACAAGCTTTCGCATAAGACCAATGGGCTCGGTTGGCCCATGACGATGGAGTCCAAGCCCAATGAACTAAGGCAACGCTAAAATCCCAGACCGTCACATTCCCAAGTAACCTCTCAGTACGAACAGTTGATAAGGCTCTAAGAACAACCTCATCGCTTCTGAGTTTGTTTGGGGATAACAGAACGGATATAGAAAGAGCTCTTGAAGACAGATTATGGCGTCGATATCAGTGGCATCGTGCTCACCATGGCTGTCGAGCAGAGGCACTCGAGTACAGAAGCCCTGTGCTTCTCTCACTTTCCTCACTGGTTCAAAAACCAGCTCTTTGTCCATGAATGTGACCAAAAATCTCAGCTTGGGTTCTCAGCTCCTTCACTGCTCCttcctcccttcttcttcttcttctttgggaTTTCCGTCTTCTGTTTCaggtaaaaaaaaatcatcacttTTCAGCTGAATTCTCATAATTGGCCAACTTTATCTTTGCATTCATCTTGTTTGTTGATTTGCTCAAGCGAGTACAATGGTGACAACAGTGGGTTGCAAGGAAATTAGGTGTACATGttcaatttttaaaattttttggtGTTCCATGTTAAGATGACAGTAATTTTGTAATGACCCATGTTTAGTTTGTTTGTGTTCGAAATCTTTTTGAGCTTTATGGCTTTTGTTTAGCTTTGTAGAAGTAAATTTGTGGCTTATAGGAGCTAGAATTAGCGATATACATTTTTCCTTATACAAACCAAGGAAATGAAGTTCCCATTGTTAGTCAAACGATGCTTTAGTACTAAGTTCTAACAATGGCATGGTGCTTGAACTAGGCAACTCGGAAATATCTACGTTCCCACTTACTACAATGGTGTTTAGACTTTAGCTATTCTCAAATCTCAATTTTGAGATTATGGCAGGAAATGTATAGCGGTTACAATCAAATGAGTTCTCAGAGATGGTTTTCTGAATAAGTTTCAGAAAACATGTGATGTATCTCTCTAAATAGAATTTTGTAATCTACTTAAAAACAGGCGCTTGTAGTTTCTTTTGAAAGGGTCTTGTATGTTCTCTTAGGAACAAGTTGGGGTGTTTCTGCAGGACTAGTATATGACCAAATTTTTCCTGTTTTATTCAACTTAGTTGGTTCCCTCATCTCTCAATATAATCTGTaatcttggttttaaattttTCTTAGTGGGTTCATATTCCCTTATTCAACAGTGATGTCAATGTAGAAGCTGGATGAAGTAATGCATTTGTATTATTCTCAATAAATCTCTTAAATTTCAGGTTCATCTTTGGGTGTGGAGTTGAGTTCTAACATTGGTTTGGGAAGAGGAAAACGTCGCGGCTTAGTGGTGAGGGCAGGGAAGCCTGCTCTTTGTCTAACTAAAAGAAGCAGATCTCGGAAATCATTGGCTCGAACACATGGTTTCCGCAGGCGAATGAGGACCACCAGTGGAAGGGCAGTGTTGAAGCGTAGACGTGCCAAAGGACGAAAGATCCTCTGCACAAAGTCCAACCCCAGCAGTGGGAAGCGTTCTTAACTCTGTTATTCTCCCTGAACCAGTTTTAGCAAGTGTAACACTAATGAGATGTTGTCTCTCTCAGCTGATTCATGTGAATGCCTCAAATTTTTAAACTTATGTTTCATCCATGTGTCTtgtattgtttcattaaaaaAGAACTTCAGTCATTGAATTTACAATCTGAGTCTTCATTTCTCTTCGCAGGCTTCACCTTTAGTGTACATAATTGAGTCACAGGCTCTTTTTGCAAAATTCAGATACATTGGactatttttgttgttgtttaattGCATGGCTTATATTGAGATAATTACTCTCACTAAGCTTAAGAAACAACCAAGTATTGCAACACAATAATTTAAAGAGTTTAGGGATAAGTAAGTGCAAACTCCATTTTTAAGGTTCGATAAAACTCGTCACTCACATTTTGGGGAGGGCGGGCGATAATAATATTTTCATTCTCTCATTTTCTCGCTTGAAAATACTAACTTCCTCGAGATTTGTCTCGATATTTGCATTCATCTTCTAACTTTTCATAATCAATCTCGATAATGATATAATTAGCAATTTATACTGGTTCGGACCAATAATGTCCTACAATCAAGTATTAGCTGCTACAAACCCAAAGTTGTCGAGCCTATACCTCTTCTTACAACCTTTCTGAGCCAAGGCTCTCACTAACAATGACTTCCATAATCTAAATTCTCTTCACAGATTGTAAAAATCTTACATACTTATCATTCTCTTACGTGAATAAGTAATACTGATGGGGCTATTTATAATACAAGGCTTACTTGAATAAGTAAGTGATAGTTAATAACATAATAACCTGCCAATTTTGAATCTTGAAAGGTTTGAATTGCTGACTTGGATAAGGTGTGGATTGATGATAGAATAGAACaatctttaaattttaaagaattagtaaaaaaaaaaacacttaatcCATCAAATGCTCtattatgcatatatatatatataaactctaGTAGATTTGAAATTCCACCTGCATATACATATAAGGATATTCCTATATATATTTGTAGCAACTTCTTAGGTAGGAGCATATTCTATTTTAAGAATCTAGATAAATTATAATCCATTTTTTTTATAAGTTATAGTAGACATcccattaatttttgaaaaataaggTTCAAACAGTTTTAtacgcatataaaaaaaaattaggcacATGTGCAACTCACTGTTTGAATATTGATAtcgacactataaattattcagaatttcctaaAAACGGGTGGGATACCTGCTATCAGTGACGGACCCAGAAATTTTGTTCACTGAGGGCGAAATTTAAAAAACAATAGAAGGagcataaatataaaaatatacataaaCAAATTGCAAAATTTAGAAGAATATAAATgtcaaaatatatatgaaaatagtTAAATTGCAAAATTTAAAGAATATAAATgtcaagatatatatataaaaagaactaAATTGCAAATAATATATacaactttttttgaaaaaaaaacaagggTGGACCAACTGCCAACTCTAGGCGTCCGTCTATgtttgttataactataatgtacactgtcctataaaaaaaattgggttataatttttCTACGTGCCAAAAACAAAAATATCCGACCGATAGGGGCAAAAATGATGCCCCTACATAAgaatttccctatatatataaGGAGTTTTAGGTGTGGGCACTACTTTTGCTTCTACTAGTAAGACATTTCTATTTTTGACACATGAGATATTATAACCCATTTTTTTAAATGACGGTATACATTGTAATTATAACAGACATCTcactaatttttgaaaaatttcgaataatttaagaTGCCGAAAATATAGTTTAAATAGTCTATTTTGTACTTGTAAAAAAAGTAGGTACGCTTGCAACTTACTCTTTGAAATCTGTTTTTGACatcataaattattaataatatattatttattgctAATAATTAGGGGTCTTGATAGTTGTTAACCTAACTAATTAATTAAGAttttaacaaaacaaaataaaaaatcaaatgtGACAATGCTCTCTCCATTAATATTGGCTTATTGATTACATACTTAAAACAAAAGAAGGGATTCATAATCACACTTCCAAATTGCATAAAAACACATCAACCTAATTGAAAGACTCAGGCAGTTGGATACGAAGCAAACATGGCAATACCACAACGACCTTGTGGAAAACCAGCATTTCTCTGAAGTCTCATGTAACCATTCTCACCCCATTGGGGTCCCCATGAATTCTTAATCACCCAATACTTTGTTCCATCTTGAGCTTGACCATACCCCACAATCAACACAACATGGTCCAGCGTCGTCCCACAGCTTCCGGTGAAGACCCCACTCGAGTACAGGCGAAACTCTTTTCCCTCGGCATTCAAGAAAGCCGCCACGGGTTGTTTGGAGACGGCATTAAGCAATGCGTTCTCGTTGTTCTCCGGCAGATATTGGTAGCCGTTGATTCGGGCTGCGATTTGAGATGCTCTATTTCCGTCACAAGCTCCGTCTTTGGCCTTGTATGGGTAGTTGGATTCCGTTGTTATGCCTCCGTTGTTGATTATGTAGTCGAAACCATCGTTCTGGTTACCGCCTCCGCAGCCGCGAGTGTTTGAGTTTTGAGTGGCGCAATCCAATAGCTGTTGCACTGAGAGTTGGTATAGCTTCCCCGTTTTGATCTTTGTTAGGCTCTCCACGGCTCCCGCAGCTGCAACTGCCCAACAAGATCCTGCAAAAGTACAAACAATTATAATCTAATTTTTCTATATGACAAGGTACATTTAGGGATGGCAAAAAAATATGGTGGATCGAGGAGGGTCGGGGCCCCGACCCATCTATCCGGATATAAGTGAGACAAAAACAGGGCGGGTCGAGATCTGACCTGACCGGCTAGCAATTGAAGTGGGTCGGATCATGACCTGACTCGGTTGTTTTTTGTTTTGGTagtaaataaattttattaaaaattaattactattacTATTTAGGGTGATCTAcgatcaaaatatatatatatatataagacaaaatatatttaagagagatagaagagaatattgatgATTTACTTTGaagtatattaaattttatttattttaatatgcaagaccatttataaaaaaaattaggcagTTCATATATGTCTAGTATGACAGATTTttttgccatttatttttatattgtaacattttaaaaaaaatgagtattttttttattaaagaaaaagaaaaaaaaaacttattggGTCAGGTCTGACCCACCCGCCCCATCACATCAGGGGCGGGTCTGACCCGACCCACATAAAAAACCTTAACGGGGGTGGGTCGGGTTGAGGCATGAACTTAGTGGGTCGGGGTGGTTCTTTAGTGGGGCAGGGccgacccgccccatttacatccctaggtacattgtagttatagtaaGATATCCTtttaagtttttgaaaaattcctaATAATTTATGTTGtcaaaatcagggtttaaatattCAGTTACCCGCGTACCTGGTTTTGTTTATACATATGTAAAACAGATTATTTGAAAACTGATTTCGGCacggtaaattattcaaaattttctaaaaattggtAGAATATTtgctataactataatatatactgtcatataattttttttataatttctcTAAATGCCAAAAATGAAAAATGGCCTTGGGGTTTGGGGGTAAAAGTGATTCCTTAAACTCCCTACATATATAGTATATACGTGAAAAACCAAATAAAATGTTGGCCTACTCGAAACATGATTGGATTTGTCTAGATCAAAATATAATAGGTTATATGGCCAAATAATATAATTAAGCACAACAATAGTTAATATGAAATTTATAATATTGTTGGATCAAAGAGATTCTTATATATAAATAGCTAATTTGTATGCTAACTTACCACATTGGAGTTGTTCTCTTACGGGACTAACAACTCCTTTTTGCCTCCAATCGATGCTAGAAGGAACATCACTTAGAGAATCGTAAACAAAAGATGATTCATACTGAGTTGAACTTGACCGATTAGACCTCTTGTATACTCCTCCTGTATGAGCCTTAATGAATTCATCGTCGGTTAAATCCGCGTAAGAATTGGTTTTCAACGTGAAACTTCTATTCCCTTGGCTGTTAAACTGCTCTACGTAGGCTGCATTATTGGCGTATATGTTGCGACGCTTCTCCTTCTCCACATCATCTGTATAGGTACGTCCGTGAACACTCATCCATTGCTCATGTTTTTCTATAAGAAGGGTTTCTTGTTGGGCCAGTCGTCGGCACTCAGCTAGACGACACCCACTAAAACCTAAGAATACAAGTACAACACATAATATTATTGTTGTACTTGTTATTTCTAATTCATGTGCCAAGGCCATGCTCAATATTTGATTATGAGCAATTAATTTTGATGATTTGTGAAATTAATGTTAGTGAAACttggtgtgtatatatatgtgtaggAAGTAGTTGTAGTCTTGGTCACCAATTTGTAGGGTGAGGCACAATTGTAGAAGGTGATGGTAGTGAAGCAACTATTTAGGAAATGGGATAAAACTAGTGGTGATTAAGTTGGAGTTCAATGTTATTTATGTACAATAACCACATAATATTTAACTTATTGTAAGTAATGTAGTTTGAAGACGGTTTCTTCTCATTATCAGCTCCAAAACATTATCTCTATTTATTACAATTGACATTTGTACTTTGAGTTGAATTCTATTCATAGCCAGTAAACTTCTTATTGCTATATTTATCTCCCCCCCCTTTTTTTTGGGCTATTTTGTAAATAAGAtgactattttaaaaaaaaaaaaatagttatacaTTATATTAAATGGAATTCGTATGGCAAATCAAAATACTATGAATGTTTCATACTTGCAGCGCTTATTAACCTAATGTCACTTTACTGtcattttcaaatttcaaatcccACCAATCccgttgttaccaatgtttatgaaattaaaatgaagattttagAGTTACTTGAAATGTTATAATATCGTTTAAAACTGAAAAAGAGAATTGAAATTTGGTCGTCAACAAGTTTGGTTGTGGCCAGGAGTATTCGTGGTCGCTGGCCGCTGTCCCCCAGGTCGCGGCCAAGGATGATAGTGGGCTTTTCAACCTCCCAAATTCTCACAaatttccaaaacgtcccaaactCCTTTCCACTTTATTTAATAACTTTCATATACataatgagagttaaaatcatatctccaacaactATATCACATTATGACTTTGGAAAATTCAAACTCAAATGTGTAAATCTACATATTGTTGGGTAATATTTATGAGTTACAAATTTGCAACTGaattgtaactccaaaatatgttatatttggaCACACatatgtgtctaatttttgtaactctcaatattatCTTACAATGTGTGACAAATCATCACATTTGTGTGACCAATTacattttatcacattatttaatataacattatatattatataaaataatataacagtgaACAAATGATCTCTATTTATAAAGTTCCCATCCACCATTTAATTTTCAAATTCCACCACCTCTTTTGTGTGTTACTGATCATAAATTGAATGTTCAATGTGATAAAGGAAAGATTTGAGAGTTACATGAGTTGTTTGAACTGTTTAAAATGTTTCAAAATTTGAGATGTTACATAGTACATACTAGACAACATGTCGCCTGGTACTAGGCAACACATCGTCCGTCTGGTATGTAATTTTACTACTATTAGCACTTGCGACCTGTAACATGCCAGCCttgaggatatgttacgagctaAATGAGTGCTTGGTCATATGTGCATGTGAGGGTGCAAATTGGTatgttgatgcctagtttgtacaacaatgacattttcgtaattatTCTTAATAATGTTTGAAAATGGTCAGAACTTGGTAGTAAGTTCCGCCAAATTTGCATTACAGGGTCGGAAGGTGATAAGATTTGGTTGTCCTTGTATTGAATTGTTCTTATATTTAAATGAAGGCTGTAATTGATGGGGCACATTCTTTGGTTCCCACTATCAAATAGTTTATCGAGTATTGAGAGtcttacaaagaaaaaaaaaacattttcacACAATATATTTTTGTCAATGACAACATTTTTTGTCATGGCCATTTGATGACTCTTAGTCAATAAGTCTTGCAGCCACATTGTTTCAATGTTTTGTAATTGGTTAAATAAAACGCACGTCGGTCGGTGTATAATTTTAGTACACGTATCATTACTCCATGAAAACACCAATATAACCAATGTCAGAGAATAATAATTATTTATGCATAAATTTGGATTCTGTGATAAATAGTGGAAAAAGATGGATCATTACCAATCTCTATCATAATATAATTTCAAGAGGTCCACACTAAGATTGAACAAGATTTCTTGTTCCATATCGATTGGAAAGGAATGTATAGAATGCCATCATAAGATAATTAATAGAATCTCACCTCACCTATTTATATACAGAATTGCTAAAGGCATCAACGGTGACCAACACCACAAGTAAATGTCATATTGTTATTGGTGCAATTTAATATCAGGTTCAACTtctttgaatttaataagtataatGGGATATCGCTAACCAATTATAAGATGTCACCTCATGTGGTGTTAGACACTTTAAAAgtgtcaaataacaacactcatttat
It encodes the following:
- the LOC133801646 gene encoding large ribosomal subunit protein bL34c, which encodes MASISVASCSPWLSSRGTRVQKPCASLTFLTGSKTSSLSMNVTKNLSLGSQLLHCSFLPSSSSSLGFPSSVSGSSLGVELSSNIGLGRGKRRGLVVRAGKPALCLTKRSRSRKSLARTHGFRRRMRTTSGRAVLKRRRAKGRKILCTKSNPSSGKRS
- the LOC133800436 gene encoding ervatamin-B-like yields the protein MSVHGRTYTDDVEKEKRRNIYANNAAYVEQFNSQGNRSFTLKTNSYADLTDDEFIKAHTGGVYKRSNRSSSTQYESSFVYDSLSDVPSSIDWRQKGVVSPVREQLQCGSCWAVAAAGAVESLTKIKTGKLYQLSVQQLLDCATQNSNTRGCGGGNQNDGFDYIINNGGITTESNYPYKAKDGACDGNRASQIAARINGYQYLPENNENALLNAVSKQPVAAFLNAEGKEFRLYSSGVFTGSCGTTLDHVVLIVGYGQAQDGTKYWVIKNSWGPQWGENGYMRLQRNAGFPQGRCGIAMFASYPTA